One region of Thiorhodovibrio frisius genomic DNA includes:
- a CDS encoding TRAP transporter large permease, protein MAELMPLVLFVAVGLVLLLGYPVALSLGGTALLMALVGEWFGLFDHAFLEALPNRIYGIMINETLIAVPLFVFMGVMLERSRVAEKLLETMAMLFGPLRGGLGISVTVVGMLLAASTGIVGATVVTMGLLSLPTMLKRNYSPSLAAGTICASGTLGQIIPPSIVLVLLGDVLSSAYQQAQLDMGIWSPKTVSVGDLFVGALIPGLLLVAAYIAYLVLIAVIRPHWMPAMPAAERLHSGSGLWLQVVQVLLPPLLLIVAVLGSILYGIATPTEAAGVGAVGAMLLGAQQRQLNLTTLREVVRQTAMVTSMVFLIFIGAAIFSLVFRGFHGDELVTDFLTNLPGGTVSAVALVMVVMFLLGFILDFIEITFVVVPIVGPVLLMMGLDPVWLGVMIAVNLQTSFLTPPFGFSLFYLRGVAPPELRTSQIYRGVVPFIAIQLLMLAALSFFPELATWLPHAVYQD, encoded by the coding sequence ATGGCTGAGTTGATGCCGCTGGTGCTTTTTGTGGCGGTCGGCCTGGTGCTGCTGCTCGGCTATCCGGTGGCCCTGTCGCTCGGCGGCACCGCGCTGCTGATGGCGCTGGTCGGTGAATGGTTCGGCCTGTTCGACCACGCCTTTCTGGAGGCGCTGCCCAATCGCATCTACGGCATCATGATCAACGAGACGCTGATCGCAGTGCCGCTGTTCGTCTTCATGGGCGTGATGCTCGAGCGCTCGCGGGTGGCGGAGAAGTTGCTCGAGACCATGGCCATGCTTTTCGGCCCGCTGCGTGGTGGCCTGGGCATCTCAGTCACAGTAGTCGGCATGCTGCTTGCGGCCAGCACCGGCATTGTCGGCGCCACCGTGGTGACCATGGGGCTCTTGTCACTGCCGACCATGCTGAAGCGAAATTATTCCCCCAGCCTAGCCGCCGGCACCATCTGCGCCTCCGGCACCCTGGGGCAGATCATTCCGCCCTCCATCGTGCTGGTGCTGCTCGGCGATGTGCTCTCAAGCGCCTATCAGCAGGCACAGCTCGACATGGGTATCTGGTCGCCGAAGACGGTCTCAGTCGGCGATCTGTTCGTCGGCGCCCTGATTCCGGGCCTGTTGCTGGTCGCGGCCTACATCGCTTATCTGGTGTTAATCGCCGTCATCCGCCCGCACTGGATGCCGGCCATGCCGGCCGCCGAGCGGCTGCACAGCGGCTCGGGGCTGTGGTTGCAAGTCGTGCAGGTGCTGCTCCCGCCCCTGCTGCTGATTGTTGCCGTGCTGGGGTCGATTCTCTACGGCATCGCCACGCCAACCGAGGCCGCCGGCGTTGGCGCCGTGGGCGCCATGCTGCTGGGCGCCCAGCAACGTCAGCTGAACCTCACCACTCTGCGCGAGGTGGTACGGCAAACGGCCATGGTCACCAGCATGGTGTTTCTGATTTTTATCGGCGCGGCTATTTTCTCGCTGGTATTCCGTGGCTTTCATGGCGACGAGCTGGTGACTGACTTCCTGACCAACCTGCCCGGCGGCACCGTCAGCGCGGTCGCGCTGGTGATGGTGGTGATGTTCCTGCTCGGCTTTATTCTGGACTTCATCGAGATCACCTTCGTGGTGGTGCCCATCGTCGGCCCCGTGCTGCTGATGATGGGCCTCGACCCGGTGTGGCTCGGCGTGATGATCGCGGTCAATCTGCAGACCTCCTTCCTGACCCCGCCCTTTGGTTTCTCGCTCTTCTACCTGCGCGGTGTGGCGCCCCCGGAGCTTCGCACCTCACAGATTTACCGGGGTGTCGTGCCTTTCATCGCCATCCAGCTGCTGATGCTGGCGGCGCTGTCGTTTTTCCCGGAACTGGCCACCTGGCTGCCGCACGCGGTTTATCAGGATTAA
- the ybgC gene encoding tol-pal system-associated acyl-CoA thioesterase: MQDALNQGAHQDIARPVGGASPFVWPVRVYYEDTDAGGLVYHANYLRFFERARTEWLRALGYEQDLLREEEDLLFVARRAEIRFQHPARFNDALVVSAAIVSHGGASINFAQDIRRQADGQLCCSATFNIAAISAARQRPKRIPPPLLAQLFSQPSAQPFAHHSGHHSGQHSGETAHGL; encoded by the coding sequence ATGCAGGATGCTCTAAATCAAGGCGCGCACCAAGACATTGCCCGGCCAGTGGGTGGGGCAAGCCCTTTTGTCTGGCCGGTTCGCGTCTATTACGAAGACACCGACGCCGGTGGTCTGGTCTATCATGCCAACTACCTGCGTTTTTTCGAGCGGGCGCGTACCGAATGGCTGCGCGCCCTTGGCTATGAGCAGGACCTGCTGCGGGAAGAAGAAGACCTGCTGTTCGTTGCGCGTCGCGCCGAGATCCGCTTTCAGCACCCGGCGCGTTTTAACGACGCCCTCGTGGTGAGCGCAGCCATTGTGAGCCATGGTGGCGCCAGCATCAATTTCGCCCAAGACATCCGTCGCCAGGCAGATGGTCAGCTGTGTTGCAGCGCAACCTTCAATATTGCCGCTATCAGCGCCGCGCGCCAGCGGCCCAAGCGCATCCCGCCGCCGTTGCTTGCCCAGCTTTTTTCTCAGCCTTCCGCCCAACCTTTCGCCCATCATTCTGGCCATCATTCTGGCCAACATTCCGGAGAGACCGCCCATGGGCTCTGA
- the smpB gene encoding SsrA-binding protein SmpB — translation MAKSSKKKSSGSNTIALNKKAGHDYHIEQRIEAGLCLLGWEVKSLRAGRAQLKESYVKILHAEAFLIGAHVSPLNSASTHVTTDPTRTRKLLLKRGELDRLIGQTERAGYTLVPTAMYWKRGMAKLEIGLAKGKKLHDKRATEKDRDWQREKARLVRAHD, via the coding sequence ATGGCAAAATCCAGCAAAAAGAAATCATCCGGCAGCAACACCATTGCGCTCAATAAAAAGGCCGGGCATGACTACCACATCGAGCAACGCATCGAGGCAGGGCTGTGCCTGCTTGGCTGGGAAGTCAAAAGTCTGCGTGCCGGGCGCGCACAGCTCAAGGAGAGCTACGTCAAGATCCTGCATGCCGAGGCCTTTTTGATCGGCGCCCATGTCTCGCCCCTAAATTCCGCCTCGACCCATGTCACCACCGACCCAACGCGCACCCGCAAGCTGCTGCTCAAGCGCGGGGAACTCGACCGCCTGATCGGCCAGACAGAGCGCGCCGGTTATACCCTGGTGCCCACCGCCATGTACTGGAAGCGCGGCATGGCCAAGCTCGAGATCGGCCTGGCCAAGGGCAAGAAACTGCACGACAAACGCGCGACCGAGAAAGACCGCGACTGGCAGCGCGAGAAGGCGCGGCTGGTGCGCGCGCATGACTAA
- a CDS encoding YihY/virulence factor BrkB family protein: MIDFQLVPTRLEHLLWQTPLEQLPVAQRYAVLIGRVMFALGRDFHQGLLSLQAMSLVYTTLLSLVPLLAVSFSVLKGFGVHNQIEPWLLHALAPLGDQSGEIAQNLIAFVDKTNVKVLGSVGIGVLLYSVLSLIQKIEQIFNATWRIKQLRPFGERLSHYLSVLLIGPVLFFSAVGATASLRSNTLVQWLMEREAMGFLLGSVWPWLLPFLLISLAFTFIYAYVPNTRVQLRAAIIGALVAGLLWQTVGSIFATFITGSTRYAAIYSSLAILILFMMWIYIAWLIVLIGANIAFYVQNPAYLNTKKREPRLSNRLRERLALLLIGRIASDYEHGRLPPDADTLAKACGVPGTNIATLLDMLKTAQIIRRTTDSTASHHLALPEGFIPSRPPERISIQAVLDAVREYEEEGAIAPLTGPVANIETRIAAATSGATEGLTLKNLIDGSQSTSPEHSSRAGQDDLGEGTSVTST; encoded by the coding sequence ATGATCGACTTTCAGCTCGTCCCCACACGACTTGAGCATTTGCTGTGGCAGACGCCATTGGAGCAGCTGCCAGTCGCGCAGCGCTATGCCGTGCTGATCGGGCGCGTCATGTTCGCCCTCGGCCGGGATTTTCACCAGGGCCTGCTATCTCTGCAGGCCATGAGTCTGGTCTACACCACCCTGCTGTCGCTGGTGCCACTGCTGGCAGTCAGCTTCTCGGTGCTCAAGGGCTTTGGCGTGCACAATCAGATCGAGCCCTGGCTGCTGCATGCGCTGGCGCCCCTGGGCGATCAGAGCGGAGAAATCGCACAAAATCTGATCGCCTTCGTCGACAAGACCAACGTCAAGGTGCTGGGTTCCGTCGGGATTGGGGTGCTGCTCTACTCGGTACTGTCGCTGATTCAAAAGATTGAGCAAATCTTCAATGCCACCTGGCGCATCAAACAACTGCGCCCCTTTGGCGAGCGTCTCAGCCATTACCTGAGCGTGCTGCTGATCGGCCCGGTCCTGTTTTTCTCGGCGGTGGGAGCGACGGCTTCCCTGCGCAGCAATACGCTGGTGCAATGGTTGATGGAGCGCGAGGCCATGGGCTTTCTGCTCGGCTCCGTGTGGCCCTGGCTACTGCCCTTCCTGCTGATCAGCCTGGCTTTCACCTTCATCTACGCCTATGTGCCCAACACCCGGGTGCAACTACGCGCGGCCATCATCGGCGCACTGGTGGCCGGGCTGCTGTGGCAGACGGTGGGCTCAATTTTTGCCACCTTTATTACCGGCTCCACCCGTTACGCGGCGATTTATTCCTCACTGGCGATTTTGATCCTGTTCATGATGTGGATCTATATCGCCTGGCTGATTGTGCTGATCGGCGCCAATATCGCCTTTTATGTGCAAAACCCCGCCTACCTGAACACCAAAAAACGCGAACCGCGCCTGAGCAACCGCCTGCGCGAGCGTTTGGCGCTGTTACTGATCGGTCGCATCGCCAGCGACTACGAGCACGGCCGTCTGCCGCCCGATGCCGACACCCTGGCGAAGGCCTGTGGTGTCCCCGGTACCAATATCGCGACCTTGCTCGACATGCTGAAGACCGCCCAGATCATTCGGCGCACGACGGATAGCACCGCAAGCCATCACCTGGCTCTCCCTGAGGGTTTCATCCCCAGCCGCCCGCCAGAGCGCATCAGCATCCAGGCGGTGCTCGATGCCGTGCGCGAATATGAGGAAGAAGGCGCAATCGCACCTCTGACAGGTCCGGTGGCTAACATCGAGACCCGCATCGCGGCCGCCACAAGCGGGGCAACTGAAGGGCTGACGCTAAAGAATCTCATCGACGGTTCCCAAAGCACTAGCCCGGAACACTCAAGCCGGGCCGGACAGGACGACTTGGGCGAAGGGACTTCCGTCACCTCGACTTAG
- a CDS encoding TRAP transporter small permease subunit yields the protein MTDSPSSQTRHKPLLRLARGLEAMNLWLGQSVAWLALAMVLVTFLVVLLRYAFDLGWIAMQESVTYMHAALFMLATAYTLGRDGHVRVDIFYSQRFSPRQRAWVDLLGTLFLLVPVCLFILVSSVHYVAASWSLYEGSREAGGLPGVWLLKTLILLMPVLLLIQAAVWLLRNGLFLAGCEQALSNDGESAGGPHG from the coding sequence ATGACCGATTCCCCCTCATCCCAGACGCGACATAAGCCCTTGCTGCGGCTCGCCCGCGGACTTGAGGCAATGAACCTCTGGCTTGGCCAAAGCGTCGCCTGGCTGGCACTGGCCATGGTGCTGGTGACCTTTCTGGTGGTGCTGCTGCGCTACGCCTTCGATCTGGGCTGGATCGCAATGCAGGAGTCGGTCACCTACATGCATGCCGCCCTGTTTATGCTGGCCACAGCCTATACCCTGGGGCGCGATGGGCATGTGCGGGTCGATATCTTCTACTCCCAGCGCTTCTCGCCGCGTCAGCGCGCCTGGGTGGATCTGCTCGGTACGCTGTTCTTGCTGGTGCCGGTGTGCCTGTTCATTCTGGTCTCGAGCGTCCATTACGTCGCCGCATCCTGGTCGCTGTACGAGGGCTCGCGCGAAGCCGGCGGTCTGCCCGGCGTCTGGCTGCTGAAAACGCTCATTTTGCTCATGCCCGTGCTGCTGCTGATTCAGGCCGCGGTCTGGCTGCTGCGCAACGGGCTCTTCCTGGCCGGTTGCGAGCAGGCGTTGAGCAACGATGGCGAGTCCGCCGGAGGCCCCCATGGCTGA
- the bioA gene encoding adenosylmethionine--8-amino-7-oxononanoate transaminase — protein sequence MEEDQLLELDARHAWHPYSATLDPDPVYLVRRAQGCVLELTDGRRLIDGMASWWCVIHGYKHPRLNAAAKAQLDDMAHVMFGGLTHAPAMGLVERLVRLTPEPLTRVFLCDSGSVAVEIALKMAMQYWQARGEPDKTRFLALRRGYHGDTYHAMSVCDPVTGMHRLFSGSLPQQLFAPAPAPAFGAPCADADIAEFAQLFKTHGQELAAVILEPIVQGAGGMRFYSAEYLARVRALCDQHQVLLIADEIATGFGRTGRLFACEHAGISPDIMTLGKALTGGYLTSAATLTTASLAETISAGDPGVFMHGPTFMGNPLASAIANASIDLLLEGDWQANIQRIESRLRAGLAPCRDLPGVAEVRVLGAIGVVEMREPVAMRSIQRCFVDQGVWVRPFGRLVYLMPPFVISDEQLERLCAAMQAVLAA from the coding sequence ATGGAAGAGGACCAGCTGCTCGAACTCGACGCCCGCCACGCCTGGCATCCCTACAGCGCCACCCTCGACCCCGATCCGGTCTATCTGGTGCGTCGCGCCCAAGGCTGCGTGCTTGAACTGACCGATGGCCGCCGGCTGATCGACGGTATGGCCTCTTGGTGGTGCGTGATCCACGGCTACAAGCATCCGCGCCTGAACGCGGCAGCCAAGGCGCAACTTGATGACATGGCTCATGTGATGTTCGGCGGCCTGACCCATGCTCCGGCCATGGGGCTGGTCGAGCGGCTGGTGCGCCTGACTCCCGAACCCCTGACCCGGGTGTTTTTGTGCGACTCCGGCTCAGTGGCGGTCGAGATCGCGCTCAAAATGGCCATGCAATACTGGCAGGCGCGCGGCGAGCCCGACAAGACGCGCTTTTTGGCGCTGCGTCGCGGCTATCATGGCGATACCTACCATGCCATGTCGGTTTGCGATCCGGTCACCGGCATGCATCGCTTGTTCAGCGGTTCGCTACCACAACAGCTGTTCGCGCCGGCGCCTGCCCCGGCCTTTGGTGCGCCCTGTGCGGATGCGGACATCGCCGAGTTTGCTCAACTGTTCAAAACCCATGGCCAGGAGTTGGCGGCAGTCATTCTCGAGCCCATCGTCCAAGGCGCCGGTGGCATGCGCTTCTACTCGGCTGAGTATCTGGCTCGCGTGCGCGCGCTTTGCGATCAGCATCAGGTCCTGCTAATTGCCGACGAAATCGCGACCGGATTCGGTCGCACTGGACGGCTGTTTGCTTGCGAGCATGCCGGTATCAGTCCGGATATCATGACGCTGGGCAAGGCGCTGACTGGCGGTTATCTCACTTCTGCCGCCACCCTGACTACGGCGAGCCTTGCCGAGACCATTTCCGCTGGCGATCCGGGCGTCTTCATGCACGGCCCGACCTTTATGGGGAACCCGCTCGCCTCTGCCATTGCCAATGCTAGTATCGATCTGCTGCTTGAGGGCGACTGGCAGGCCAATATTCAACGCATCGAATCCCGGCTGCGCGCGGGTCTTGCACCTTGTCGCGACCTGCCAGGCGTTGCCGAGGTGCGGGTGCTCGGCGCTATCGGTGTGGTGGAGATGCGTGAACCTGTCGCCATGCGCAGCATCCAGCGCTGTTTTGTCGACCAGGGCGTGTGGGTGCGGCCTTTCGGGCGGCTGGTCTATTTGATGCCGCCATTTGTTATCTCCGACGAACAACTCGAGCGCCTTTGTGCCGCCATGCAAGCGGTGCTTGCCGCATGA
- a CDS encoding DUF2782 domain-containing protein, whose product MKTLSINPDAGTILIATLSPQSFRTLAMAPVMAVALLGFGSSALAQAPGGNPIYLPTPNLPAAPAPGIYPGDGIEPEVTITETESEVITEYRIKGKLYMVKIDPQAGASYYLFDTDGDGQLDNEDNRSGTNLSVPQWLLFSW is encoded by the coding sequence ATGAAAACCCTGTCGATCAACCCGGACGCGGGCACAATATTGATCGCGACTTTGTCCCCTCAATCCTTTCGTACACTGGCAATGGCACCGGTAATGGCTGTGGCGCTGCTCGGGTTTGGCTCCAGTGCGTTAGCACAGGCACCGGGGGGTAACCCGATTTATCTGCCCACGCCGAACCTTCCGGCAGCACCCGCGCCCGGCATCTACCCGGGCGATGGCATTGAACCCGAGGTGACCATTACCGAAACCGAATCGGAAGTTATTACCGAGTATCGTATCAAGGGCAAGCTCTACATGGTCAAGATCGACCCCCAGGCCGGCGCGTCCTACTATCTGTTTGACACCGATGGCGATGGCCAGCTTGACAATGAGGACAATCGCAGCGGGACGAATCTGTCCGTCCCGCAGTGGTTGCTCTTTAGCTGGTAG
- the tolQ gene encoding protein TolQ, whose protein sequence is MGSELSLFNLFVNAGLTVKLILLILLLASVLSWAIIFDRSRVLKQARKSAEIFEHRFWSGGDLSALYRDLGQTEVSSSGLASIFRAGFKEYVRLRKTDPDDTMAVIAGAERSMRVALSREMDRLDANLSVLATIGSIGPYIGLFGTVWGTMNAFYALGNLQQATLAVVAPGISEALISTAVGLFAAIPAVVGFNRYVDQVERLHNRYEEFMEEFSTLLQRQGHQ, encoded by the coding sequence ATGGGCTCTGAGCTTTCGCTGTTTAATCTGTTCGTCAATGCCGGTTTGACGGTGAAACTGATTCTGCTGATCTTGTTGCTGGCCTCGGTGCTGTCCTGGGCGATCATTTTTGATCGTTCGCGGGTGCTGAAACAGGCCCGTAAATCGGCTGAAATCTTCGAGCATCGGTTTTGGTCCGGTGGCGATCTGAGTGCGCTGTACCGCGACCTTGGTCAGACCGAGGTCAGCAGCTCGGGGCTGGCGTCCATTTTCCGCGCCGGCTTCAAGGAATACGTGCGGCTGCGCAAGACCGATCCAGACGACACCATGGCGGTCATCGCCGGTGCCGAGCGTTCCATGCGGGTCGCCCTGAGCCGGGAGATGGACCGGCTCGACGCCAACCTGTCTGTTCTTGCCACCATCGGTTCCATCGGCCCCTACATCGGCCTGTTTGGCACTGTCTGGGGCACCATGAATGCCTTCTATGCCCTTGGCAATCTGCAACAGGCCACCCTGGCCGTGGTCGCTCCTGGCATCTCCGAGGCACTCATCTCCACCGCCGTTGGGCTTTTTGCTGCCATTCCGGCGGTGGTTGGCTTCAACCGCTATGTCGATCAGGTCGAGCGCCTGCACAATCGTTACGAGGAGTTCATGGAGGAATTCTCCACCCTGCTGCAGCGCCAAGGTCACCAATGA